One Oryza sativa Japonica Group chromosome 8, ASM3414082v1 DNA window includes the following coding sequences:
- the LOC4346321 gene encoding probable 2-oxoglutarate-dependent dioxygenase SLC1, translated as MAIVDLVNAGEQQQMGSKRAAAEDGDGGVDDSREYYCRRGVRHLCDSGITRLPGNYVLPASDRPGQAAGAAAAAGGSVKLPVVDLSRLRVPSERGAVLRTLDAACREYGFFQVVNHGVGGEVVGGMLDVARRFFELPQPERERYMSADVRAPVRYGTSFNQVRDAVLCWRDFLKLACMPLAAVVESWPTSPADLREVASRYAEANQRVFMEVMEAALEALGVGGGGVMEDLAAGTQMMTVNCYPECPQPELTLGMPPHSDYGFLTLVLQDEVAGLQVMHAGEWLTVDPLPGSFVVNVGDHLEILSNGRYRSVLHRVKVNSRRLRVSVASFHSVAPERVVSPAPELIDDRHPRRYMDTDLATFLAYLASAAGNHKSFLHSRRLY; from the exons ATGGCGATCGTTGACTTGGTCAATGCCGGAGAGCAGCAGCAGATGGGCAGCaagagagcggcggcggaggatggcgacggcggcgtggacgaCAGCCGCGAGTACTACTGCCGGCGAGGCGTCCGGCACCTGTGCGACAGCGGCATTACCAGGCTTCCCGGCAACTACGTCCTCCCGGCCTCCGACCGCCCTGGCcaagccgccggcgccgccgccgccgccggggggtCAGTGAAGCTCCCCGTGGTGGACCTGTCGCGCCTCCGCGTCCCTTCGGAGCGCGGCGCGGTGCTCCGGACGCTGGACGCGGCGTGCCGGGAGTACGGGTTCTTCCAGGTGGTGAACCAcggcgtgggcggcgaggtggtgggcGGCATGCTCGACGTGGCGCGCCGCTTCTTCGAGCTGCCGCAGCCGGAGCGGGAGCGGTACATGTCCGCCGACGTGCGGGCGCCGGTGAGGTACGGCACCAGCTTCAACCAGGTGAGGGACGCCGTGCTGTGCTGGCGCGACTTCCTCAAGCTCGCCTGcatgccgctcgccgccgtcgtcgagtcATGGCCCACCTCGCCGGCCGACCTGCGGGAGGTGGCGTCGAGGTACGCGGAGGCGAACCAGCGCGTGTTCATGGAGGTGATGGAGGCGGCGCTGGAGGCGctgggcgtgggcggcggcggcgtgatggAGGACCTGGCGGCGGGGACACAGATGATGACGGTGAACTGCTACCCGGAGTGCCCGCAGCCGGAGCTGACGTTGGGGATGCCGCCGCACTCGGACTACGGCTTCCTCACGCTGGTGCTCCAGGACGAGGTGGCCGGACTCCAGGTGATGCACGCCGGCGAGTGGCTCACCGTCGACCCGCTCCCGGGCTCCTTCGTCGTCAACGTCGGCGACCACTTGGAG ATATTGAGCAATGGACGGTACAGGAGCGTGCTGCACAGGGTGAAGGTGAACTCGAGGAGGCTTCGGGTGTCGGTGGCGTCGTTCCACAGCGTGGCGCCGGAGAGGGtggtgtcgccggcgccggagctcaTCGACGACCGCCACCCGCGCCGCTACATGGACACCGACCTCGCCACCTTCCTCGCctacctcgcctccgccgccggcaaccaCAAGTCCTTCCTCCACTCCAGGAGGCTCTACTGA
- the LOC4346322 gene encoding protein RGF1 INDUCIBLE TRANSCRIPTION FACTOR 1, protein MSEGAAGTTRLPEWLETLLSTRFFLACGAHPASPRNECNMFCLDCPSPSPPFCYYCRSHRHQSHRVIQIRRSSYHDVVRVTEVEDVLDISGVQTYVINSAKVLFLNERPQPRGAGAAAGKAAASPYNCQICARALLDPFRFCSLGCKLVDTKTGGRGATVQPGDATNDDAAAAGGSSKNGGARPQGRRRKGIPQRAPFGS, encoded by the exons ATGTCGGAGGGCGCAGCAGGGACGACGAGGTTGCCGGAGTGGCTGGAGACGCTGCTGTCGACGCGCTTCTTCCTGGCGTGCGGGGCGCACCCGGCGTCGCCGCGGAACGAGTGCAACATGTTCTGCCTCGACTGcccttccccctccccgccCTTCTGCTACTACTGCCGCTCCCACCGACACCAATCCCACCGAGTCATCCAG ATACGGCGTTCTTCCTACCACGACGTGGTTCGGGTGACGGAGGTGGAGGACGTCCTCGACATCTCCGGCGTCCAGACCTACGTCATCAACAGCGCCAAGGTCCTCTTCCTCAACGAGCGCCCCCAGCCACgcggcgccggagccgccgccggcaaggccgccgcctccccctacAACTGCCAGATCTGCGCACGCGCCCTCCTCGACCCCTTCCGCTTCTGCTCCCTCGGTTGCAAG CTGGTGGACACCAAGACGGGTGGTCGCGGGGCCACCGTGCAGCCCGGCGATGCGACCAAtgacgatgccgccgccgccggcggcagcagcaagaacggcggcgcacggccgcAGGGGAGGCGGCGCAAGGGGATTCCCCAGCGCGCCCCGTTCGGTTCGTGA